In Marasmius oreades isolate 03SP1 chromosome 3, whole genome shotgun sequence, a single window of DNA contains:
- a CDS encoding uncharacterized protein (CAZy:GH152): MFTDLHAGNAVPDFATGWEAQAWSKVSFNVPDNWTAGRIWARRNCDMSKPGPNNCLTGGCNGGLECDRNSGTGVPPATVAEWTLSANPNVPDNYDVSLVDGYNLPARISNNKGCPVAECAKDLGPDCPAPLKGPFDSTGFPVGCKSSCLANLDGNPQNSANCCTGSHNTPETCPADGVAYYSYFKSNCPRSYAYAYDERSGTALFTCDSKLRADYTLTFCP, from the exons ATGTTCACCGACCTTCACGCTGGGAACGCTGTCCCCGACTTCGCCACAGG ATGGGAAGCACAAGCTTGGTCCAAAGTGTCATTCAATGTTCCCGATAACTGGACCGCCGGACGTATCTGG GCTCGTCGTAACTGCGATATGTCCAAGCCCGGCCCCAACAACTGCCTCACCGGAGGATGCAACGGAGGTTTGGAATGCGACCGTAACAGCGGCACT GGAGTACCCCCTGCAACCGTAGCGGAGTGGACACTGTCCGCTAACCCAAACGTTCCCGACAACTACGATG TTTCTCTTGTCGATGGTTACAACTTGCCCGCAAG GATTTCGAACAACAAAGGCTGCCCTGTTGCTGAATGCGCGAAGGATCTAGGTCCTGATT GCCCTGCCCCTCTCAAAGGGCCATTTGACAGCACTGGATTCCCTGTCGGGTGCAAATCTAGCTGT CTCGCCAACCTAGACGGAAATCCCC AGAACTCCGCTAACTGCTGCACTGGATCTCATAACACCCCCGAAACTTGCCCCGCCGATGGCGTTGCTTATTACAGTTACTTCA AATCGAATTGCCCGAGGTCCTACGCCTATGCCTACGACGAGCGCAGTGGAACTGCACTTTTCACTTGTGACTCCAAGCTAAGGGCCGACTACACCTTGACTTTCTGCCCATGA